In one Flavobacteriales bacterium genomic region, the following are encoded:
- the gap gene encoding type I glyceraldehyde-3-phosphate dehydrogenase, translating to MRIAINGFGRIGRVTARLLLQRNDVELVAVNDLTDNRTLAHLFKYDSVHGVYPGDVGHDEEHLHLGRRSVKAFAAKDPSALPWKALGIDAVIESTGHFLTRASAGAHLSAGAKRVILSAPAKDADIPSVVLGVNDRILKGDEPIISNASCTTNCAAPMILGIQELCGIEDGFITTVHSFTGDQRLHDAPHKDLRRARAATVSMVPTTTGAAKAITRIFPELDGRLGGGGIRVPVPDGSITDITCRVKDLKSADEINAYFRSLAEGRLKGILRYTEDPIVSVDIVGDPHSCIFDAQLTSVVGNMVKVMGWYDNEYGYSSRLVDLVVKLGASKH from the coding sequence ATGAGGATCGCCATCAACGGATTCGGCCGCATCGGACGTGTCACCGCGCGCCTGCTCCTGCAGCGGAACGATGTGGAGCTGGTGGCCGTGAACGACCTCACGGACAACCGCACGCTCGCCCACCTGTTCAAGTACGATTCGGTGCACGGCGTCTATCCTGGGGACGTTGGCCATGATGAGGAGCACCTTCATCTGGGCAGGCGCAGCGTGAAGGCCTTTGCAGCGAAGGATCCCTCCGCACTGCCGTGGAAGGCGCTCGGCATCGATGCGGTCATCGAGAGCACGGGCCACTTCCTCACCCGCGCATCAGCCGGTGCGCACCTGAGCGCCGGCGCGAAGCGCGTGATCCTCTCCGCGCCTGCCAAGGATGCCGACATCCCCAGCGTGGTGCTGGGCGTGAACGACCGCATCCTGAAGGGCGACGAGCCCATCATCAGCAACGCGAGCTGCACCACCAACTGCGCCGCGCCCATGATCCTGGGCATCCAGGAGCTCTGCGGCATCGAGGACGGCTTCATCACCACCGTGCACAGCTTCACCGGCGACCAGCGCCTGCATGATGCGCCGCACAAGGACCTGCGCCGGGCGCGCGCCGCCACGGTGAGCATGGTGCCCACCACCACCGGTGCGGCCAAGGCCATCACACGCATCTTCCCCGAGCTCGATGGCCGCCTGGGCGGCGGTGGCATCCGCGTGCCCGTGCCCGATGGCTCCATCACCGACATCACCTGCCGCGTGAAGGACCTCAAGTCAGCCGACGAGATCAACGCCTACTTCAGGTCGCTCGCGGAGGGCAGGCTCAAGGGCATACTGCGCTACACGGAGGACCCCATCGTGAGCGTGGACATCGTGGGCGATCCGCACAGCTGCATCTTCGATGCGCAGCTCACCAGCGTGGTGGGCAACATGGTGAAGGTGATGGGCTGGTACGACAACGAGTACGGCTACAGCAGCCGTTTGGTGGACCTGGTGGTGAAGCTGGGGGCTTCCAAGCACTAG
- a CDS encoding sodium-dependent transporter, translated as MAAQQKESWGTRVGLILAMAGNAVGLGNFLRFPVQAVNNGGGAFIIPYLVCFLLMGIPLLWIEWSMGRFGGKHRNHSTPFILDTMTKRAFWKYFGVFGIFTNIAVAAYYCYIESWTMSYVWHSIAGTFNGLSQAQVAQFFTDYVDIGITHSGIPYEAVVFYVLCLLLNTWILSRGLAGVERAAKIGMPLLILFGVFLALRGVTLGTSGASAEVPDASAWDGLNFLWTPQFSSLSDPKVWLAAAGQIFFTLSVGMGTIHCYAAYVKSKDDIALNAVSAGFMNEFVEVVLGSLIVIPIAAGYLGLDWVKENAGFGMAFQTMPFLFEKWGPFLSMAAGVMWFGLLFFAGITSSLAMGTPWMGFMRDEFGWGRTKGAWSFGLIVLLLGLPTVLFFQEGVFGEYDYWAGTVSLVVFALAETVLFAWVFGMDRGWKELMSGSDLKVPPFYRFIIKYITPAMLLVVFLASVFTPAGNEWSAALSSLFSGNGWPLDNGSIIKTIANSGLHEQLAAATDAGEIQRLNDRLFYTNLARVMLLLTFTGLAVLVYVASLRRLRTAKYARA; from the coding sequence CCTTGGCAACTTCCTGCGCTTCCCCGTGCAGGCGGTGAACAACGGGGGCGGCGCCTTCATCATCCCCTATCTGGTGTGCTTCCTGCTCATGGGCATCCCGCTGCTGTGGATCGAATGGAGCATGGGGCGCTTCGGCGGGAAGCACCGCAACCACAGCACGCCGTTCATCCTCGATACGATGACGAAGCGGGCCTTCTGGAAATACTTCGGTGTGTTCGGCATCTTCACCAACATCGCCGTGGCGGCCTATTACTGCTACATCGAGAGCTGGACCATGAGCTACGTGTGGCACAGCATCGCCGGCACCTTCAATGGCCTGAGCCAGGCCCAGGTGGCGCAGTTCTTCACCGATTACGTGGACATCGGGATCACGCACTCGGGCATCCCCTACGAGGCGGTGGTCTTCTACGTGCTCTGCCTGCTGCTCAACACGTGGATCCTCTCGCGCGGGCTAGCCGGCGTTGAGCGGGCGGCCAAGATCGGCATGCCCCTGCTCATCCTTTTCGGGGTCTTCCTGGCGCTGCGCGGTGTCACCCTGGGCACCAGCGGCGCCTCGGCGGAGGTGCCCGATGCCAGTGCCTGGGATGGCCTCAATTTCCTGTGGACGCCGCAGTTCAGCAGCCTGAGCGACCCGAAGGTGTGGCTGGCGGCCGCGGGGCAGATCTTCTTCACGCTCAGCGTGGGCATGGGCACCATCCATTGCTACGCCGCCTACGTGAAGAGCAAGGACGACATCGCGCTGAATGCGGTGAGCGCAGGCTTCATGAACGAGTTCGTGGAAGTGGTGCTGGGCAGCCTCATCGTCATCCCCATTGCGGCCGGCTACCTGGGCCTCGACTGGGTGAAGGAGAACGCGGGCTTCGGCATGGCCTTCCAGACCATGCCCTTCCTCTTCGAGAAATGGGGGCCCTTCCTGAGCATGGCGGCAGGCGTCATGTGGTTCGGCCTGCTCTTCTTCGCCGGCATCACCTCCTCACTGGCCATGGGCACGCCCTGGATGGGCTTCATGCGCGATGAGTTCGGCTGGGGCCGTACGAAGGGCGCGTGGAGCTTCGGCCTCATCGTGCTGCTGCTCGGGCTGCCCACGGTGCTGTTCTTCCAGGAGGGCGTCTTCGGCGAGTACGACTATTGGGCCGGCACGGTGAGCCTGGTGGTGTTCGCGCTGGCGGAGACGGTGCTCTTCGCCTGGGTGTTCGGCATGGACCGGGGCTGGAAGGAACTGATGTCGGGGTCCGACCTGAAGGTGCCCCCGTTCTACCGCTTCATCATCAAATACATCACCCCCGCCATGCTGCTGGTGGTGTTCCTGGCGTCGGTGTTCACCCCGGCCGGCAACGAATGGTCAGCAGCCCTCAGCAGCCTCTTCAGCGGCAACGGCTGGCCGCTCGACAACGGGTCCATCATCAAGACCATCGCCAACTCGGGATTGCACGAGCAGCTGGCCGCAGCCACCGATGCCGGCGAGATCCAGCGGCTGAACGACCGGCTCTTCTACACCAACCTGGCACGCGTGATGCTCCTGCTCACCTTCACCGGGCTGGCCGTGCTCGTCTACGTGGCCAGCCTGCGCCGCCTCCGAACCGCCAAATACGCCCGTGCATGA
- a CDS encoding OsmC family protein: MDTAIITHLGELRTEALHVRSGQRFVTDAPVDNKGRGEAFSPTDLLATALATCMLTTMDIVARDNGIELTGMTAHVVKHMASGPRRVQRVEVRIALDGARLSPADRALMERTAHGCPVAMSVHPDLVQEVSFTYR, encoded by the coding sequence ATGGATACCGCCATCATCACCCACCTCGGCGAACTGCGGACCGAGGCCCTGCACGTGCGCAGCGGACAGCGTTTCGTCACCGACGCCCCGGTGGACAACAAGGGCCGGGGCGAGGCCTTTTCCCCCACGGACCTCCTGGCCACCGCCCTGGCCACCTGCATGCTCACCACGATGGACATCGTGGCCCGCGACAACGGGATCGAGCTGACGGGCATGACGGCCCACGTGGTGAAGCACATGGCCTCAGGCCCCCGGAGGGTGCAGCGGGTGGAGGTGCGCATCGCCCTCGATGGCGCGCGGCTGAGCCCCGCCGACCGCGCGCTCATGGAGCGCACCGCGCACGGCTGCCCGGTGGCGATGAGCGTGCACCCCGACCTGGTGCAGGAGGTGAGCTTCACCTATCGCTGA
- a CDS encoding helix-hairpin-helix domain-containing protein — MARPPERQRERSSFSRRPLREQLKSLFLLHTAERRGNAALIIILLAVCGAYAHQRWFHEPDTRALDPIRAQLDAWLAGRDSVSAPAAEVPELFLFDPNELDRPGWRRLGLSDRQIDGIERWRSKGGRFRTKADLGRMYSLRPAQFEQLRPYIDLPDSLPRKGRAGNGAQERAPVGAGSTDQEPRAAAIGPEGTALRDLRPERGGLRRKLEVNSADTAALIALPGIGPAFARGIVKYRERLGGYHSLDQLAEVYVLKDKPDAVLRLKELLVADTLMIRRIPLNSCTVEELAAHPYVTWKLAKPIVAYRQHHGPFRNVDGLRAIPLIDEALCRKLAPYLTLE, encoded by the coding sequence ATGGCACGCCCGCCCGAACGGCAGCGCGAGCGCAGCTCCTTCTCGCGCAGGCCACTGCGGGAGCAGTTGAAAAGCCTGTTCCTGCTGCACACGGCAGAGCGCCGGGGGAATGCGGCGCTGATCATCATCCTCCTGGCGGTCTGCGGCGCCTATGCGCATCAGCGCTGGTTCCATGAACCCGATACGCGCGCGCTCGATCCCATCCGGGCGCAGCTGGATGCCTGGCTGGCCGGACGGGATTCGGTGAGCGCACCGGCGGCGGAAGTCCCGGAACTGTTCCTGTTCGACCCGAACGAACTGGACCGCCCGGGGTGGCGTCGCCTGGGCCTGAGCGACCGCCAGATCGATGGCATCGAGCGCTGGCGCAGCAAGGGCGGCCGCTTCCGCACCAAGGCTGACCTTGGGCGCATGTACAGCTTGCGGCCGGCGCAGTTCGAGCAGCTCCGCCCATACATCGACCTGCCCGACAGCCTTCCCCGGAAGGGACGCGCAGGGAACGGAGCGCAGGAGCGCGCACCAGTGGGCGCAGGGAGCACCGACCAGGAGCCACGGGCAGCGGCCATCGGGCCTGAAGGGACAGCCCTGCGGGACCTTCGCCCGGAAAGAGGCGGCCTGCGCCGAAAGCTGGAGGTGAATTCAGCTGACACCGCTGCACTCATCGCGTTGCCCGGCATCGGACCCGCATTCGCGCGCGGCATCGTCAAGTACCGGGAGCGGCTCGGCGGCTACCACTCGCTCGACCAGCTCGCAGAGGTCTATGTGCTCAAGGACAAGCCCGATGCCGTGCTCCGGCTGAAGGAGCTCCTGGTGGCCGACACGCTGATGATCCGGCGCATACCGCTCAATTCCTGCACCGTGGAGGAACTCGCCGCCCATCCCTACGTGACCTGGAAGCTCGCCAAGCCGATCGTGGCCTACCGCCAGCACCACGGGCCCTTCAGGAACGTGGACGGCCTGCGCGCCATTCCCCTGATCGACGAGGCCCTCTGCCGTAAACTTGCGCCCTACCTGACGCTGGAGTGA
- a CDS encoding M1 family metallopeptidase, translating into MAIPLPAIAQDYFQQRVDYVIEARLDDERHVLHAHETFVYTNRAPVALDTLWIHLWPNAYRDRSTALCQQLDRLGDLSLHFAEAGDRGWIDSLDFRVGDTPVAWGLHPRHADIGWIVLPMPLQTGSTVTVSTPFRVKIPDSRFSRLGHTGQAYHLTQWYPKPAVYDRDGWHAMPYLTQGEFYGEFGSYDVTITLPDNYMVGATGSLQTAEERDRMDRMASPDWQYPEPILDPRTGKPQLNRFPASSAQMKTLRYVQDDVHDFAWFADKRFIVRKGSVALPRSGRTVTTWALFTPKNAVDWADAITYVNESVRLYSQWVGDYPYASCTALDGTISAGGGMEYPMVTIIGEASGAALDEVIAHEVGHNWFYGILGSNERDHAWMDEGLNSFLELRYMRTRYPGRESIIAEGIPGFLLGGRKVGQREALELGYRLNARRNLDQPLCLHSDAFTSSNYGTGVYMKTALAFDHLMAYLGEEAMDKCLHAYFEEWKFKHPRPEDLRKVFERESGKDLGWVFLDLIASDRKWDLKGELERDGQSWSARSTGHAILPIPVSGYSGGDSLGTVWTEPYGLLDATVKLPWPDVDRIRIDAGNRTLDIDRRNNTVRAHGLFRRRAALRFRPLFGLEQDDARTVYYAPVPAWNGHDGWQVGVVAHNMGFPPKRTEWVLAPLQALGSERIVGAARIEHHFDRIRSSVFQNIHLGLSLRSASTLHDHRASAWYEKVAASIRFDLRRDPLTKPWSHSIALRGVRLYSAAEVVGTDGALYAYRTWDDYLELRHTATDTRKLHPTAITTALTAGEDWLRGSLEAEQAFAYNARNKQVRLRAFAGTFLIQPEALAPLEAWRLSWGPQDMLFDHAYFERGARDRFFSRQFIKQQGAFKTPMLQGGSGSWLVAFNAEIDFPFKFPLAAFASAGWAPVTTVTSEGRSEGTAGYAEAGIGMPLVKDMLEVWVPLYVSGRIADEEAFLRRGIGDRIRFVLALHQLDPTRIMRRIRP; encoded by the coding sequence GTGGCGATTCCCCTCCCAGCGATCGCCCAGGACTACTTCCAGCAGCGCGTCGACTACGTGATCGAGGCCCGGCTCGACGATGAGCGGCATGTGCTGCATGCGCACGAGACCTTCGTGTACACGAACCGTGCGCCGGTGGCGCTCGACACCCTCTGGATCCACCTGTGGCCCAACGCCTACCGCGACCGCAGCACCGCGCTCTGCCAGCAGCTCGACCGCCTCGGCGACCTCTCCCTGCATTTCGCGGAAGCCGGGGATCGCGGATGGATCGACAGCCTGGATTTCCGGGTCGGCGACACGCCCGTGGCGTGGGGGCTCCATCCCCGCCATGCCGATATCGGCTGGATCGTGCTGCCGATGCCGCTGCAGACCGGGTCGACCGTAACCGTCAGCACCCCGTTCCGCGTGAAGATCCCGGACAGCCGGTTCTCGCGCCTGGGCCACACCGGCCAGGCCTATCACCTCACGCAGTGGTATCCGAAGCCGGCCGTGTACGACCGCGACGGGTGGCACGCCATGCCCTACCTCACCCAAGGGGAGTTCTACGGCGAGTTCGGCAGCTACGATGTCACCATCACCCTGCCGGACAATTATATGGTAGGCGCCACGGGATCGCTGCAGACCGCTGAAGAGCGCGACCGGATGGACCGCATGGCCTCCCCGGATTGGCAGTACCCGGAACCCATCCTGGATCCCCGCACCGGCAAGCCGCAGCTCAACCGGTTCCCGGCCTCCTCCGCGCAGATGAAGACCCTGCGCTACGTGCAGGACGATGTGCACGATTTCGCCTGGTTCGCCGACAAGCGCTTCATCGTGCGCAAGGGCAGCGTAGCGCTGCCCCGCAGCGGCCGCACCGTCACCACCTGGGCCCTCTTCACGCCCAAGAACGCGGTGGACTGGGCCGATGCCATCACCTACGTCAATGAGAGCGTGCGGCTCTACAGCCAATGGGTGGGCGATTACCCCTATGCTTCCTGCACCGCATTGGATGGCACCATCAGCGCGGGGGGCGGCATGGAATATCCCATGGTCACCATCATCGGCGAAGCGAGCGGGGCCGCCCTGGATGAGGTGATTGCGCACGAGGTGGGCCACAATTGGTTCTACGGGATACTCGGCAGCAATGAGCGCGACCACGCCTGGATGGATGAGGGGCTGAACAGCTTCCTCGAGCTCCGGTACATGCGGACACGCTACCCCGGCCGGGAGTCCATCATCGCCGAGGGCATCCCCGGCTTCCTGCTGGGCGGGCGCAAAGTGGGCCAGCGCGAGGCGCTCGAGCTGGGCTATCGCCTGAATGCCCGTCGCAACCTGGACCAGCCGCTCTGCCTGCACAGCGACGCGTTCACCTCTTCGAACTACGGCACCGGCGTGTACATGAAGACGGCGCTGGCCTTCGACCACCTGATGGCCTACCTCGGTGAGGAGGCCATGGACAAATGCCTGCACGCCTACTTCGAGGAGTGGAAGTTCAAGCACCCGCGGCCGGAGGATCTGCGGAAGGTGTTCGAGCGGGAGAGCGGCAAGGACCTCGGATGGGTGTTCTTAGACCTGATTGCGTCAGATCGGAAATGGGATTTGAAAGGCGAGCTCGAGCGCGATGGGCAATCGTGGTCAGCAAGATCAACCGGGCATGCGATCCTTCCCATTCCGGTCTCCGGGTACAGTGGGGGCGACTCATTGGGAACCGTTTGGACAGAACCATACGGATTACTCGATGCGACCGTGAAACTTCCTTGGCCAGATGTGGACCGCATCCGCATCGATGCCGGCAACCGCACCCTCGACATCGACCGCCGCAACAACACCGTGCGCGCGCACGGCCTGTTCAGGCGCCGCGCCGCGCTCCGCTTCCGTCCGCTCTTCGGCCTTGAGCAGGACGATGCGCGAACCGTCTATTATGCGCCGGTGCCGGCCTGGAACGGGCACGATGGCTGGCAGGTCGGCGTGGTGGCGCACAACATGGGCTTTCCGCCCAAGCGCACCGAGTGGGTGCTGGCTCCGCTGCAGGCACTCGGCAGCGAGCGCATCGTGGGGGCTGCCCGCATCGAGCACCATTTCGACCGCATCCGGTCCAGCGTCTTCCAGAACATCCACCTCGGCCTCAGCCTGCGCTCGGCCAGCACCCTGCACGACCACCGTGCGTCCGCCTGGTACGAGAAGGTGGCAGCCAGCATCCGATTCGACCTGAGGCGCGATCCACTGACGAAGCCCTGGAGCCATAGCATCGCCTTGCGCGGCGTGCGGCTCTACAGCGCCGCGGAGGTGGTCGGCACCGACGGTGCGCTATACGCCTATCGCACCTGGGATGATTACCTGGAGCTGCGCCATACCGCGACGGATACGCGCAAGCTGCACCCCACTGCGATCACCACCGCGCTCACCGCCGGGGAGGATTGGCTGCGCGGGAGCCTCGAGGCGGAGCAGGCCTTCGCCTACAACGCGCGCAACAAGCAGGTGCGGCTGCGCGCCTTCGCCGGCACCTTCCTCATCCAGCCCGAAGCCCTTGCTCCGCTCGAGGCCTGGCGCCTGAGCTGGGGGCCGCAGGACATGCTCTTCGATCACGCCTATTTCGAGCGCGGCGCCCGCGACCGCTTCTTCAGCCGGCAGTTCATCAAACAGCAGGGCGCCTTCAAGACGCCCATGCTCCAGGGCGGCAGCGGCAGCTGGCTGGTGGCCTTCAATGCCGAGATCGACTTCCCCTTCAAGTTCCCGCTCGCCGCCTTCGCCAGCGCAGGCTGGGCCCCGGTCACCACCGTCACGTCCGAAGGCCGCAGCGAAGGCACCGCCGGCTATGCGGAAGCCGGTATCGGCATGCCCCTGGTGAAGGACATGCTGGAGGTGTGGGTCCCGCTCTACGTCTCCGGCCGCATCGCGGATGAGGAGGCCTTCCTGCGCCGCGGCATCGGCGACCGCATCCGCTTCGTGCTGGCCCTGCACCAGCTGGACCCCACGCGGATCATGCGCCGCATCCGGCCCTAG
- a CDS encoding UDP-2,3-diacylglucosamine diphosphatase, protein MAARLARPSQRMQAGQRIHFLSDFHLGVPDAASSLAREKRICAFLDEAAKDAAEIHLLGDLFDFWFEWRKAVPRGHVRLLGKMAELTDRGIPVHLHIGNHDMWIFDYVPTETGGIVHREPIVREWNGKRFLIGHGDGLGPGDHGYKLIKAVFRNPVCQWLFARLHPNFAIAMAEFWSGQSRKKSYANDRKWLGAEQEWLVQHCREVLRTERFDYMVFGHRHLPIDMEIAPGSRYVNLGDWISYFTYATFDGQELKLMRRTSDGPLSGDARITGGPAV, encoded by the coding sequence ATGGCTGCCCGACTTGCACGACCTTCGCAGCGCATGCAGGCCGGCCAGCGCATCCACTTCCTCAGCGACTTCCACCTCGGGGTCCCTGATGCAGCGAGCAGCCTGGCGCGCGAGAAGCGCATCTGCGCCTTCCTGGATGAGGCGGCCAAGGATGCCGCGGAGATCCACCTGCTCGGGGACCTGTTCGACTTCTGGTTCGAGTGGAGGAAGGCCGTGCCGCGCGGGCATGTGCGGCTGCTGGGCAAGATGGCCGAGCTCACCGACCGCGGCATCCCCGTGCACCTCCACATCGGCAACCACGACATGTGGATCTTCGACTATGTGCCGACGGAGACGGGGGGGATCGTGCACCGCGAGCCCATCGTGCGCGAGTGGAACGGCAAGCGCTTCCTGATCGGCCACGGCGATGGCCTGGGCCCGGGCGACCACGGCTACAAGCTGATCAAGGCCGTGTTCCGCAACCCCGTGTGCCAGTGGCTCTTCGCACGGCTGCATCCCAACTTCGCCATCGCCATGGCCGAATTCTGGAGCGGCCAGAGCCGGAAGAAGAGCTATGCCAACGACCGCAAGTGGCTGGGCGCCGAACAGGAGTGGCTGGTGCAGCATTGCCGCGAGGTGCTGAGGACCGAGCGCTTCGACTACATGGTCTTCGGCCACCGCCACCTCCCCATCGACATGGAGATCGCTCCAGGGTCTCGCTACGTGAACCTCGGCGATTGGATCAGCTACTTCACCTACGCCACCTTCGATGGGCAGGAGCTGAAGCTGATGAGGCGCACCAGCGATGGCCCCTTGAGCGGGGATGCGCGGATCACGGGTGGGCCGGCGGTGTGA
- the lipA gene encoding lipoyl synthase has product MSEETIAEPVERVRKPDWLRVRLPTGENYRKVAGIVGEHKLHTICQSGNCPNMGECWGAGTATFMILGNVCTRSCGFCAVATGRPEAVDPFEPARVARSVELMGVKHCVITSVDRDDLKDGGSDIWARTIRAIRRRSPGTTMETLIPDFQGKWENLQVVLDAAPEILSHNLETVRRLTKEVRIQAKYDRSLEVLMRAKRAGLRTKSGIMLGLGESEQEVLEAMDDLRSVGVDILTLGQYLQPTKEHLPVAEFVHPDRFARFKEIGLAKGFRYVESGPLVRSSYHAEKHMF; this is encoded by the coding sequence ATGAGCGAAGAGACCATCGCGGAACCCGTTGAGCGCGTGCGGAAGCCGGATTGGCTGCGCGTGAGGCTCCCCACCGGCGAGAATTACCGCAAGGTGGCCGGCATCGTGGGCGAGCACAAGCTCCACACCATCTGCCAGAGCGGAAACTGCCCCAACATGGGCGAATGCTGGGGCGCCGGCACCGCCACCTTCATGATCCTGGGCAACGTGTGCACCCGCAGCTGCGGCTTCTGTGCCGTGGCCACCGGCCGGCCCGAGGCCGTGGACCCCTTCGAGCCCGCGCGCGTGGCCCGCAGCGTGGAGCTGATGGGCGTGAAGCACTGCGTGATCACCAGCGTGGACCGCGACGACCTGAAGGATGGCGGCAGCGACATCTGGGCCAGGACCATACGCGCCATCCGCCGCCGCAGCCCGGGCACCACCATGGAGACCCTTATCCCCGACTTCCAAGGGAAATGGGAGAACCTGCAGGTGGTGCTCGATGCCGCGCCCGAGATCCTCAGCCACAACCTGGAGACCGTGCGCCGCCTCACCAAGGAGGTGCGCATCCAGGCCAAGTACGACCGCAGCCTCGAGGTGCTCATGCGCGCCAAGCGCGCCGGTCTGCGCACCAAGAGCGGCATCATGCTCGGGCTCGGCGAGAGCGAGCAGGAGGTGCTCGAGGCCATGGACGACCTGCGCAGCGTGGGCGTGGACATCCTCACCCTGGGGCAGTACCTGCAGCCCACCAAGGAGCATCTGCCCGTGGCGGAGTTCGTACACCCTGACCGCTTCGCCCGGTTCAAGGAGATCGGGCTGGCCAAGGGCTTCCGCTATGTGGAGAGCGGACCATTGGTTCGCAGCAGCTACCACGCGGAGAAGCACATGTTCTGA
- a CDS encoding acyl-CoA dehydrogenase family protein produces the protein MEFATTESQSMIAQAVRDLCERELRPHVMAWDEAQHMPISLFKEHFGPAGMLGVLVPEAYGGAGLGYFEYIATIVETARICGSVGLSVAAHNSLCTGHILAFGNEEQKRKWLPKLATGQWLGGWALTEPNTGSDAMRMKCTARKEGNEWVLNGTKCWITHGISSDVVVAIVRTGELLDSKGMTAFVIERGTPGLKAGKKENKLGMRASETAEVIFEECRVPEENILGSVGEGFQQAMKILDGGRISIAALSLGIAKGAYDASVKYAKEREQFGQPIANFQAIAFKLADMATRIEAAELLTLQAADLKNRGRKMTKESAMAKYYASEVAVWASNEAVQIFGGYGYTKDFPVEKFYRDSKLCTIGEGTSEIQKLVISRNVLKG, from the coding sequence ATGGAATTCGCAACGACCGAGAGCCAATCGATGATCGCGCAGGCCGTGCGCGATCTCTGCGAGCGCGAACTGCGGCCCCACGTGATGGCGTGGGACGAGGCGCAGCACATGCCCATCAGCCTGTTCAAGGAGCACTTCGGCCCGGCCGGGATGCTGGGCGTACTGGTGCCCGAAGCCTACGGCGGCGCCGGACTGGGCTATTTCGAGTACATCGCCACCATCGTGGAGACGGCCCGCATCTGCGGGAGCGTAGGCCTGAGCGTGGCCGCGCACAACAGCCTCTGCACGGGCCACATCCTGGCATTCGGCAACGAGGAGCAGAAGCGCAAGTGGCTGCCCAAGCTGGCCACCGGCCAGTGGCTGGGCGGATGGGCGCTCACCGAGCCCAACACGGGCAGCGATGCCATGCGCATGAAGTGCACGGCGCGCAAGGAAGGGAACGAATGGGTGCTGAACGGCACCAAGTGCTGGATCACGCACGGCATCAGCAGCGACGTCGTCGTCGCCATCGTGCGCACGGGCGAGCTGCTCGACAGCAAGGGCATGACCGCCTTCGTCATCGAGCGCGGCACGCCGGGGCTGAAGGCGGGCAAGAAGGAGAACAAGCTGGGCATGCGCGCCAGCGAGACGGCCGAGGTGATCTTCGAGGAGTGCCGCGTGCCGGAAGAGAACATCCTGGGCAGCGTGGGCGAAGGCTTCCAGCAGGCCATGAAGATCCTCGACGGCGGGCGCATCAGCATCGCCGCGCTCAGCCTGGGCATCGCCAAGGGCGCCTACGACGCCAGCGTGAAATACGCCAAGGAGCGCGAGCAATTCGGCCAGCCCATCGCCAACTTCCAGGCCATCGCCTTCAAGCTGGCGGACATGGCCACGCGGATCGAAGCCGCTGAACTGCTCACCCTGCAGGCTGCGGACCTGAAGAACCGCGGCAGGAAGATGACCAAGGAGAGCGCCATGGCCAAGTACTACGCCAGCGAGGTGGCGGTGTGGGCCAGCAACGAAGCGGTGCAGATCTTCGGCGGGTACGGCTACACCAAGGACTTCCCCGTGGAGAAGTTCTACCGCGACAGCAAGCTGTGCACCATCGGCGAGGGGACCAGCGAGATCCAGAAGCTCGTGATCAGCCGGAACGTGCTCAAGGGCTGA
- a CDS encoding adenine phosphoribosyltransferase: protein MTPLRNQLEAAIRAVPDFPKPGILFRDITPVLENPLLCKAVTEGFREQLIDTPIDAIAGIESRGFLFGMPLALALGVPFLTVRKKGKLPWKTVSHKYDLEYGSAEVEMHVGSVRPGMRVLVHDDLLATGGTAAAAAELVRMQGGNVAGFSFLIELSFLNGLRKLEPYNAKVVTLMTY from the coding sequence GTGACCCCGCTGCGCAATCAATTGGAAGCCGCCATCCGTGCGGTACCCGATTTCCCCAAGCCGGGCATCCTGTTCCGTGACATCACGCCGGTGCTGGAGAACCCGCTGCTCTGCAAGGCGGTCACCGAGGGCTTCCGCGAGCAGCTGATCGACACGCCCATCGATGCCATCGCAGGCATCGAGAGCCGGGGCTTCCTCTTCGGCATGCCGCTCGCGCTTGCGCTGGGCGTCCCCTTCCTCACGGTGCGGAAGAAGGGCAAGCTGCCGTGGAAGACCGTGAGCCACAAGTACGACCTGGAGTACGGCAGCGCCGAGGTGGAGATGCACGTGGGCAGCGTCCGCCCCGGCATGCGCGTGCTGGTGCACGACGACCTGCTCGCGACCGGCGGCACCGCTGCCGCCGCCGCTGAGCTGGTGCGCATGCAGGGGGGCAACGTGGCGGGCTTCTCCTTCCTGATCGAACTGTCCTTCCTCAACGGGCTTCGGAAGCTCGAACCTTACAACGCCAAGGTGGTTACCTTGATGACCTACTGA